The DNA region AGCTCCACTGGGCCTCTGCAGCTCATGGCAGGTCCCACCGTTAAGACAGACGGCAGCATGGCAGACTGGTGGTGGTGTTGGCTGCATGGGAGCTGTTGGTGGCTGGGTAGGGGCTGGTGGTGGGGAATGGGTAGGAGCTGGTTGCCAGGGACGAGTAAGAGCTGGCAGTGGTGGCCGAGGGCGGGTAGTGGCTGTTTGCCAGGGCCGGGTAGGAATTGGCAGTAGTGGCCGGGTAGGCGCTGGTTGCCAGGGACGGGTGGGAGCTGGTTGCCAGGGATGGGTAGAGACTGATGGTGGCCGGGTAGGAGTTGGTTGCCTGGGATGGGTAGGAACTGGACTTGGTTGCCAAGAACTGGTAGGAACTGGACTTAGTTGCCAGGGACGGGTAGGAACTGGACTTGGTTGCCAGGGACGGGTAGGAACTGGACTTGGTTGCCTGGGACTGGTAGGAACTGGACTTGGTTGCCTGGGACGGGTAGGAACTGGACTTGGTTGCCTGGAACGGGTAGGAACTGGACTTGGTTTCCAGGGACGGGTAGGAACTGGACTTGGTTGCCTGGGACGGGTAGGAACTGGACTTGGTTGCCTGGGACGGGTAGGAACTGGACTTGGTTGCCTGGGACGGGTAGGAACTGGACTTGGTTGCCTGGAACGGGTAGGAACTGGACTTGGTTGCCAGGGACGGGTAGGAACTGGACTTGGTTGCCTGGGACGGGTAGGAACTGGACTTGGTTGCCTGGGACGGGTAGGAACTGGACTTGGTTGCCTGGGACGGGTAGGAACTGAACTTGGTTGCCAGGGACTGGAGGGAGCCAGTTGCCAGGGACTGGAGGGAGCCGGTTGCCAGGGACTGGTAGGAGCCAGTTGCCAGGGGCGGGTAGGAACTGGTGGTGGTCGGGAGGATGGTGGCTGGGTCCATACAGATGTGTTGACTCCTGCTGAACCTTGACCTCTCAGAGTGGTGGATATGGTGGTCCAATCATATGGACTTCTAGTGAAGGCATCTGGGGTACCTGGTGGGGCCCATCGGGACCTGGAATAGTATTCATAGAATACAATAACTCACCAAAAGAAAGGAAGACTTTACATGAAGTATACATCATAAAGGACTCTAACTCTATAAGTAGGTTAGAAACGGTTCAGTATTTGTTTCTAGTTTATATATCTACAATAAACAGTTGAAATTGTGTGCTTGCCTCTTGCCAAGGAATACTGAGCTTAAGGCTGCACTGGCAGTATTAACAGTACTACTCAAAAGCTGTACATATCTTCATGTAAAACGTTACCAGAAAATCAATTGGCATTGACCAGTAGAGTGAAAAACAGTTTTGTAAGGGCTCACACGGTAGCACTCTGTTGAATCCAAATATAGATTTAACACAGCAAATACATAATGCAGTGATATCAATAAAAACAACCAAGACCACTGTCCTGAAAATAGGCTTTGTGATAAACAACTCCTAACTGTCTGTATACAGGCCCTCCATGATACACGTGTTAGTCATGTGATGAAGGTCAGTGTTTTCTGCCTCCTAGTAACAGGCATCATAATACATTAATGGTTTAACTGCAGCGATCCCACAGGAACCACAATCAATTCATTACTTACACAATGGGCAGATATTTAGGAATCTCAACATATAGGATGAGTCACAAaaggcagcctattccctatatagtgcacaatggCATAACCCtatgagctctggtcaaaagtaggctagtgcactaaatagggaacataGTATCATTTGGGACAAGCCCTAATTTAATCCACACACAGGGATCAGCAAGAGTTTTTTACACAGTGTGTTGATTTTAGATCCCCATTAGGTAAGGCAAAGGCAAAGGGGGATACCTActcagttgttcaactgaatgcattcaactgaaatgtgtcttcgcatttaacccaacccctctgaatcagagaggtgcaggagtcatttaacccaacccctctgaatcagagaggtgcaggagtaatttaacccaacccctctgaatcagaggtgcaggagtcatttaacccaacccctctgaatcagagaggtgcaggagtcatttaacccaacccctctgaatcagagaggtgaaggagtaatttaacccaacccctctgaatcagagaggtgcaggagtcatttaacccaacccctctgaatcagagaggtgaaggagtaatttaacccaacccctctgaatcagaggtgcaggagtcatttaacccaacccctctgaatcagagaggtgcaggagtcatttaacccaacccctctgaatcagagaggtgaaggagtcatttaacccaacccctctgaatcagagaggtgaaggagtaatttaacccaacccctctgaatcagaggtgcaggagtcatttaacccaacccctctgagtcagagaggtgcaggagtcatttaacccaacccgtctgaatcagagaggtgcaggagtcatttaacccaacccctctgaatcagagaggtgcaggagtcatttaacccaacccctctgaatcagagaggtgcaggagtcatttaacccaacccctctgaatcagaggtgaaggagtcatttaacccaacccctctgaatcagaggtgaaggagtcatttaacccaacccctctgaatcagaggtgaaggagtcatttaacccaacccctctgaatcagaggtgaaggagtaatttaacccaacccctctgaatcagaggtgaaggagtcatttaacccaacccctctgagtcagaggtgaaggagtcatttaacccaacccctctgaatcagatgcCCGAAGCATCACggaaaatacattacagacaaaagactttacaacgtgtgtgtgtgtgtgtgtgtgtgtgtgtgtgtgtgtgtgtgtgtgcatctattagttccacatacatgtcagtacatacacacaacaagtaggtcacatgggggagaggcgttgaAACAAGGTTTGGCTGTTcactatataagatgg from Oncorhynchus mykiss isolate Arlee chromosome 1, USDA_OmykA_1.1, whole genome shotgun sequence includes:
- the LOC118966043 gene encoding adhesive plaque matrix protein-like encodes the protein MDPATILPTTTSSYPPLATGSYQSLATGSLQSLATGSLQSLATKFSSYPSQATKSSSYPSQATKSSSYPSQATKSSSYPSLATKSSSYPFQATKSSSYPSQATKSSSYPSQATKSSSYPSQATKSSSYPSLETKSSSYPFQATKSSSYPSQATKSSSYQSQATKSSSYPSLATKSSSYPSLATKSSSYQFLATKSSSYPSQATNSYPATISLYPSLATSSHPSLATSAYPATTANSYPALANSHYPPSATTASSYSSLATSSYPFPTTSPYPATNSSHAANTTTSLPCCRLS